A region of Vigna radiata var. radiata cultivar VC1973A chromosome 6, Vradiata_ver6, whole genome shotgun sequence DNA encodes the following proteins:
- the LOC106762944 gene encoding rust resistance kinase Lr10 — protein sequence MLNFQNLALLLTLLLLLWKPAICKNGCTEKCGPIHIQFPFHLKNSKLNHTMGYPRGFDLLCTDSGKTVLDLPSVPIKLYVKRIDYKSQQIQFYDPQNCLPRQLMNLGNSSISPFKFLPFEPFPYDYRNISFFRCNSMSCPILQLDSGNDFLDPEIVSCTKLSDVYSVQWYVRDYMENTVFAEWTSPNCSSCEAQGSKCRYKNGTQSEIECIVCPTNGLPTSTIVLIAAGGIGGFFLVLLLAKALFHVHDHYKMKGEDQARIEKFLEDYKAMKPTRFTYADIKRITNGFSESLGEGAHGAVFKGMLSRDILVAVKILNDAVGDGKDFINEVGTMGKIHHVNVVRLLGFCADGFHRALVYDFFPNGSLQRFLAPPDNKDVFLGWEKLQQIALGVAKGIEYLHLGCDHRILHFDINPHNVLLDDHFNPKITDFGLAKLCPKNQSTVSVTAARGTLGYIAPEVFSRNFGNVSYKSDIYSYGMLLLEMVGGRKNTNMSVEESFQVLYPEWIHNLVEARDVEVTIEEEGDAKIARKLAIIGLWCIQWNPVDRPSMKTVVQMLEGDGDKLIAPPTPFDKTGSSRTNAAVQTRHQNFELEIIHEMEE from the exons AtgctaaattttcaaaatctcgcTCTTCTGCTGACGCTGTTGCTTCTGCTATGGAAGCCTGCCATATGCAAAAATGGGTGCACGGAAAAGTGTGGCCCCATTCACATTCAATTCCCATTTCACCTCAAAAATAGCAAGTTGAATCACACCATGGGCTATCCTCGTGGGTTCGATCTGTTGTGTACGGATTCAGGTAAGACTGTGTTGGATCTGCCTTCTGTTCCAATAAAATTGTATGTGAAAAGAATAGATTACAAGTCACAGCAAATCCAGTTCTACGACCCTCAAAATTGCCTTCCTAGGCAGCTCATGAACCTCGGCAATTCCTCTATTTCACCATTTAAATTCCTACCATTCGAACCATTCCCATATGACTACCGCAATATTTCCTTCTTCCGCTGCAACTCAATGTCATGCCCAATTTTGCAACTTGATTCTGGAAATGACTTTCTTGATCCCGAGATAGTATCGTGCACAAAGTTGAGTGATGTTTACTCCGTCCAGTGGTATGTACGGGATTATATGGAGAACACCGTGTTTGCGGAATGGACCAGCCCCAATTGCAGTTCCTGTGAAGCACAAGGAAGTAAATGCAGATACAAGAATGGTACCCAAAGTGAAATTGAATGTATTGTTTGCCCCACAAACGGGCTTCCAACATCAACTATTGTACTTATCGCAGCAG GGGGAATAGGTGGTTTCTTTCTTGTGCTGCTTTTGGCCAAGGCTTTGTTTCATGTGCATGACCATTATAAGATGAAAGGAGAAGACCAAGCTCGTATAGAGAAATTCTTGGAGGATTACAAGGCAATGAAGCCTACCAGATTCACTTACGCTGACATTAAGAGAATCACAAATGGGTTTAGTGAGAGTTTGGGAGAAGGAGCTCATGGAGCAGTGTTCAAGGGAATGCTCTCCCGTGATATTCTCGTTGCTGTCAAGATACTCAATGACGCTGTAGGAGATGGAAAGGATTTCATAAACGAAGTGGGAACAATGGGCAAAATTCATCATGTTAATGTTGTTCGCTTGCTTGGATTCTGTGCTGATGGATTCCACCGAGCTCTTGTCTATGATTTCTTCCCAAATGGATCACTGCAGAGATTCTTAGCTCCACCCGACAATAAGGATGTTTTCCTTGGTTGGGAGAAGTTGCAACAAATTGCTCTTGGTGTTGCCAAAGGGATTGAGTATCTCCATCTGGGCTGTGATCATAGAATACTTCACTTTGACATCAATCCTCACAATGTTTTGTTAGATGATCACTTCAATCCAAAGATCACTGATTTTGGACTTGCTAAATTGTGTCCTAAAAATCAAAGTACTGTGTCTGTGACTGCAGCCAGGGGAACCTTAGGCTACATTGCCCCTGAAGTTTTCTCAAGAAACTTTGGTAATGTCTCTTATAAGTCTGACATTTACAGCTATGGAATGTTGCTTCTGGAGATGGTAGGAGGGAGAAAGAATACAAATATGTCAGTGGAGGAAAGTTTCCAAGTTCTGTACCCTGAGTGGATCCATAATTTGGTGGAGGCACGAGACGTGGAAGTTACAATTGAGGAGGAGGGAGATGCTAAAATTGCAAGGAAACTTGCCATTATAGGACTTTGGTGTATTCAGTGGAACCCAGTGGACCGTCCATCCATGAAAACTGTGGTACAAATGCTTGAAGGAGATGGAGACAAGTTAATTGCACCCCCTACTCCTTTTGATAAGACCGGTTCCTCAAGAACAAATGCAGCTGTTCAAACAAGACACCAGAATTTCGAGTTGGAAATTATTCATGAAATGGAAGAGTAA